A genomic stretch from Neodiprion fabricii isolate iyNeoFabr1 chromosome 3, iyNeoFabr1.1, whole genome shotgun sequence includes:
- the LOC124178798 gene encoding CXXC-type zinc finger protein 1-like isoform X1: MCFSILCNHLKNGHTTDIDHHELLYSYIYIYISVQIFCFIQKEEIAKQFMLPERKSKIATLLKQDGQAYCICRSSDSSRFMIGCDACEEWYHGDCINITEKEAKHIKQFFCVRCREEDSTLITRYKPRRSEQDDHKYKKYKEKERAIRYEYDAPWDPTIVKKSSKRCGECSGCLRSENCGKCDACRHLKKFGPSIRLKLRCIQRTCRVLGAPPKPLKGYNKGSKPGRKRRRDSSNERAEHLDQPRQCYGPACTKQSRPGSKYCSDECGMKLATNRIYQVLPQRIQEWSLTSCVAEQNNRRALETVRKQQNDVRRILQELDKRHSELDRILERAKQATIDPKTEVDDLDDTEMSMYCITCGHEIHSRTAIKHMEKCFNKYESQASFGSMFKTRIEGQVMFCDFYNPINRTYCKRLRVLCPEHCKDPKISETDVCGCPLVTNVFDTTGEFCRAPKKSCLKHYVWEKLRRAEIDMERVREWLKIDELVEQERQIRSNMATRAGVLALMLHSTYNHELMEQMTQEQSREQIEAMEEELQRRYNTQFQKQQTKN, from the exons ATGTGCTTTAGTATTCTCTgtaatcatttaaaaaatggacACACCACTGACATTGACCATCATGAATTACTGtactcatatatatatatatatatatctgtacaaattttttgttttatacagAAAGAAGAGATTGCAAAGCAATTTATGTTACCAGAAAGGAAGAGTAAAATTGCAACGTTACTAAAGCAAGATGGTCAAGCTTATTGCATTTGTCGTAGCTCGGATAGCTCCCGTTTCATGAT TGGATGTGACGCTTGCGAGGAATGGTACCATGGTGATTGTATCAATATTACAGAAAAAGAAGCGAAACATATCAAGCAGTTTTTCTGTGTT CGCTGCCGGGAAGAGGACTCGACACTTATAACACGTTATAAACCCCGTAGATCTGAACAAGATGATCATAAATACAAGAAGtataaagagaaagaaagggCTATTCGATACGAATACGACGCTCCTTGGGATCCTACTATTGTGAAGAAATCTTCAAAACGTTGTGGCGAATGTTCGGGCTGTCTACGCTCAGAAAACTGCGGCAAATGTGATGCTTGTAgacacttgaaaaaatttggtccTTCTATCAGGTTGAAGTTGAGATGTATCCAGAGAACGTGCAGAGTACTCGGTGCACCACCCAAACCCTTGAAAGGATATAATAAAGGTTCAAAACCAGGTagaaaaaggagaagggaCTCCAGCAACGAAAGAGCTGAGCATTTGGATCAGCCACGGCAATGTTACGGTCCCGCATGCACAAAACAATCTCGACCCGGTAGCAAGTATTGTTCAGATGAGTGCGGAATGAAATTGGCTACGAATAGAATATACCAGGTACTACCGCAGAGAATTCAAGAATGGTCATTAACATCCTGTGTTGCTGAACAAAATAATAGGCGAGCATTAGAGACGGTTAGGAAACAGCAAAATGATGTTAGAAGGATCCTGCAAGAATTGGACAAGCGACATTCGGAACTTGATCGTATTTTGGAAAGGGCTAAACAAGCTACTATTGATCCAAAAACTGAAGTTGACGATTTGGATGATACGGAAATGAGCATGTACTGTATTACATGTGGACACGAAATCCATTCTCGCACTGCCATTAAACAtatggaaaaatgttttaacaAG TATGAATCTCAAGCATCATTCGGATCAATGTTCAAAACACGTATTGAGGGTCAAGTGATGTTTTGCGACTTTTACAATCCTATCAATCGAACATATTGCAAACGATTGCGGGTCTTATGTCCCGAACACTGCAAGGACCCGAAAATAAGCGAAACTGACGTATGTGGTTGCCCATTAGTCACAAATGTGTTTGACACTACTGGTGAATTTTGTCGTGCACCAAAAAAGAGTTGCCTCAAGCACTATGTATGGGAGAAACTGAGACGTGCTGAAATAGACATGGAACGAGTGAGAGAGTGGTTGAAAATAGACGAATTGGTGGAGCAAGAGAGACAAATCCGTTCTAACATGGCTACGCGAGCTGGTGTCTTGGCCCTGATGCTGCATTCAACATACAATCATGAGTTAATGGAACAAATGACGCAAGAACAAAGTAGGGAACAGATTGAGGCAATGGAGGAAGAGTTACAACGCAGATATAATACCCAATTCCAGAAACAGCAGACTAAAAATTGA
- the LOC124178798 gene encoding CXXC-type zinc finger protein 1-like isoform X2, whose amino-acid sequence MGDKRYGLSKEEIAKQFMLPERKSKIATLLKQDGQAYCICRSSDSSRFMIGCDACEEWYHGDCINITEKEAKHIKQFFCVRCREEDSTLITRYKPRRSEQDDHKYKKYKEKERAIRYEYDAPWDPTIVKKSSKRCGECSGCLRSENCGKCDACRHLKKFGPSIRLKLRCIQRTCRVLGAPPKPLKGYNKGSKPGRKRRRDSSNERAEHLDQPRQCYGPACTKQSRPGSKYCSDECGMKLATNRIYQVLPQRIQEWSLTSCVAEQNNRRALETVRKQQNDVRRILQELDKRHSELDRILERAKQATIDPKTEVDDLDDTEMSMYCITCGHEIHSRTAIKHMEKCFNKYESQASFGSMFKTRIEGQVMFCDFYNPINRTYCKRLRVLCPEHCKDPKISETDVCGCPLVTNVFDTTGEFCRAPKKSCLKHYVWEKLRRAEIDMERVREWLKIDELVEQERQIRSNMATRAGVLALMLHSTYNHELMEQMTQEQSREQIEAMEEELQRRYNTQFQKQQTKN is encoded by the exons ATGGGCGATAAGAGATACGGTCTTTCG AAAGAAGAGATTGCAAAGCAATTTATGTTACCAGAAAGGAAGAGTAAAATTGCAACGTTACTAAAGCAAGATGGTCAAGCTTATTGCATTTGTCGTAGCTCGGATAGCTCCCGTTTCATGAT TGGATGTGACGCTTGCGAGGAATGGTACCATGGTGATTGTATCAATATTACAGAAAAAGAAGCGAAACATATCAAGCAGTTTTTCTGTGTT CGCTGCCGGGAAGAGGACTCGACACTTATAACACGTTATAAACCCCGTAGATCTGAACAAGATGATCATAAATACAAGAAGtataaagagaaagaaagggCTATTCGATACGAATACGACGCTCCTTGGGATCCTACTATTGTGAAGAAATCTTCAAAACGTTGTGGCGAATGTTCGGGCTGTCTACGCTCAGAAAACTGCGGCAAATGTGATGCTTGTAgacacttgaaaaaatttggtccTTCTATCAGGTTGAAGTTGAGATGTATCCAGAGAACGTGCAGAGTACTCGGTGCACCACCCAAACCCTTGAAAGGATATAATAAAGGTTCAAAACCAGGTagaaaaaggagaagggaCTCCAGCAACGAAAGAGCTGAGCATTTGGATCAGCCACGGCAATGTTACGGTCCCGCATGCACAAAACAATCTCGACCCGGTAGCAAGTATTGTTCAGATGAGTGCGGAATGAAATTGGCTACGAATAGAATATACCAGGTACTACCGCAGAGAATTCAAGAATGGTCATTAACATCCTGTGTTGCTGAACAAAATAATAGGCGAGCATTAGAGACGGTTAGGAAACAGCAAAATGATGTTAGAAGGATCCTGCAAGAATTGGACAAGCGACATTCGGAACTTGATCGTATTTTGGAAAGGGCTAAACAAGCTACTATTGATCCAAAAACTGAAGTTGACGATTTGGATGATACGGAAATGAGCATGTACTGTATTACATGTGGACACGAAATCCATTCTCGCACTGCCATTAAACAtatggaaaaatgttttaacaAG TATGAATCTCAAGCATCATTCGGATCAATGTTCAAAACACGTATTGAGGGTCAAGTGATGTTTTGCGACTTTTACAATCCTATCAATCGAACATATTGCAAACGATTGCGGGTCTTATGTCCCGAACACTGCAAGGACCCGAAAATAAGCGAAACTGACGTATGTGGTTGCCCATTAGTCACAAATGTGTTTGACACTACTGGTGAATTTTGTCGTGCACCAAAAAAGAGTTGCCTCAAGCACTATGTATGGGAGAAACTGAGACGTGCTGAAATAGACATGGAACGAGTGAGAGAGTGGTTGAAAATAGACGAATTGGTGGAGCAAGAGAGACAAATCCGTTCTAACATGGCTACGCGAGCTGGTGTCTTGGCCCTGATGCTGCATTCAACATACAATCATGAGTTAATGGAACAAATGACGCAAGAACAAAGTAGGGAACAGATTGAGGCAATGGAGGAAGAGTTACAACGCAGATATAATACCCAATTCCAGAAACAGCAGACTAAAAATTGA